One genomic segment of Alosa sapidissima isolate fAloSap1 chromosome 13, fAloSap1.pri, whole genome shotgun sequence includes these proteins:
- the st8sia3 gene encoding sia-alpha-2,3-Gal-beta-1,4-GlcNAc-R:alpha 2,8-sialyltransferase, with amino-acid sequence MVRIISVLGLIMFSVALLILSLISYVSIKKDFIFTAPKYANSGGPRMYMFHAGFRSQLAMKFLDPAFTSLNTALNEDLQGKSSNWKFNRTAYIQQSKDIAQYIDVPHNFTLTKGSVRVGQLMHYDYSSHKYVFSIGENFRSLLPEISPILNKRYNTCAVVGNSGILTGSRCGPEIDKFDFVFRCNFAPTEVFRKDVGRHTNLTTFNPSILEKYYNNLLTIQDRNNFFLSLKKLDGAILWIPAFFFHTSATVTRTLVDFFVEHKGQLKVQLAWPGNIMQYVNRYWKNKQLSPKRLSTGILMYTLASSLCDQIHLYGFWPFGWDPNTGKELPYHYYDKKGTKFTTKWQESHQLPTEFKLLFKMHTEGLLKLTLSHCA; translated from the exons ATGGTCCGCATAATCAGTGTGCTGGGTCTGATCATGTTCAGTGTGGCGCTGCTCATACTGTCATTGATCAGCTACGTGTCAATAAAAAAAGATTTCATCTTCACGGCCCCAAAATACGCAAATTCGGGTGGGCCGCGGATGTACATGTTCCATGCCGGATTTCG GTCCCAGTTGGCTATGAAGTTCCTGGATCCAGCTTTTACATCACTCAACACTGCCCTGAATGAAGATCTGCAGGGCAAGTCATCCAACTGGAAGTTCAATAGGACTGCATATATACAGCAAAG CAAAGACATTGCTCAGTACATTGATGTTCCGCACAACTTCACCCTCACCAAAGGCAGTGTGCGCGTGGGGCAGCTGATGCACTATGACTACTCCAGCCACAAGTACGTCTTCTCCATCGGGGAGAACTTCCGCTCGCTGCTGCCCGAGATCTCTCCCATCCTCAACAAGCGCTACAACACCTGTGCCGTAGTGGGAAACAGTGGCATCCTGACAGGCAGCCGCTGTGGACCCGAAATCGACAAGTTTGACTTTGTCTTCCGCTGCAACTTTGCTCCGACGGAGGTGTTCCGCAAGGACGTGGGCCGACACACCAACCTGACCACCTTCAACCCCAGCATCCTGGAGAAGTACTACAATAACCTGCTGACCATCCAGGACCGCAACAACTTCTTCCTCAGCCTGAAGAAACTGGACGGGGCCATTCTCTGGATTCCGGCTTTCTTCTTCCACACATCAGCTACGGTCACTCGCACCCTGGTGGACTTCTTTGTGGAACACAAGGGCCAGCTGAAGGTGCAGCTCGCCTGGCCAGGCAACATTATGCAGTACGTCAATCG ATACTGGAAAAACAAGCAGCTGTCTCCCAAGCGTCTGAGCACGGGCATCCTGATGTACACGCTGGCCTCTTCGCTTTGCGACCAGATCCACCTGTATGGCTTCTGGCCCTTCGGCTGGGACCCCAACACGGGCAAGGAGCTGCCCTACCATTACTACGACAAGAAGGGCACCAAGTTCACCACCAAGTGGCAGGAGTCCCACCAGCTGCCCACCGAGTTCAAGCTGCTCTTTAAGATGCACACGGAAGGGCTCCTGAAACTAACACTGTCCCACTGTGCCTAG